One Campylobacter concisus DNA segment encodes these proteins:
- a CDS encoding tetratricopeptide repeat protein yields MKKFIIFLFSFLLFWGCSAEQISQNLGLSEPPLDPEVEQIADAIYLYNEGNYPKACKRFYDYAKDGNVLAMQQTGVCFRDGKGFSKDILRALFWFETAGSYGNIDGLRSAGYIYEYGLGVNKNLEKAIYFYEKATSLGSSEASYDLGLIYLGKNDYKKARIYLDEACYHGKEEACMKLKEMKF; encoded by the coding sequence ATGAAAAAATTTATCATTTTTCTATTTAGCTTTTTGCTATTTTGGGGCTGTTCAGCAGAGCAAATTTCGCAAAATTTAGGTCTTAGCGAGCCACCACTTGATCCTGAAGTAGAGCAGATCGCAGACGCTATCTACTTATATAACGAGGGCAACTACCCAAAGGCTTGCAAGAGATTTTACGACTACGCAAAAGATGGCAATGTCCTAGCCATGCAGCAAACTGGCGTTTGTTTTCGTGACGGCAAAGGCTTTAGCAAGGATATCTTAAGGGCACTTTTTTGGTTTGAAACAGCTGGCAGTTACGGCAACATAGATGGTCTTAGAAGCGCTGGATATATCTACGAATATGGCCTTGGGGTCAATAAAAATTTAGAAAAAGCGATATATTTTTACGAAAAAGCCACAAGCCTTGGCTCAAGCGAGGCTAGCTACGATCTAGGGCTTATATATCTTGGTAAAAACGACTATAAGAAAGCGAGAATTTATCTTGATGAGGCTTGCTATCACGGCAAAGAAGAGGCATGTATGAAGCTAAAAGAGATGAAATTTTAG
- a CDS encoding type II secretion system protein: MDHNALLTQLGYNVDETTTEHMRRILNNTDGLLPKSVIELNDHLKPHLCFVAMSGSEDRLKIKNVATVKEIKERVDEIIKSWANKYKMDIKKINETTYYIIGKIK; the protein is encoded by the coding sequence ATGGATCATAACGCACTTTTGACACAGCTTGGCTACAACGTAGATGAAACGACCACTGAGCATATGCGTAGAATTTTAAACAACACTGACGGCCTTTTGCCAAAGAGTGTGATCGAGCTAAACGATCATCTAAAGCCGCACCTTTGCTTCGTAGCGATGAGTGGGAGCGAGGATAGGTTAAAGATAAAAAACGTTGCGACCGTCAAAGAGATAAAAGAGCGAGTTGATGAGATCATCAAAAGCTGGGCAAATAAATACAAAATGGATATCAAAAAGATAAACGAAACTACATACTACATAATAGGAAAAATTAAATGA
- a CDS encoding dihydrolipoyl dehydrogenase family protein → MKYDIVIIGFGKAGKTLAVKAAALGKKVALIERSPKMYGGTCINVGCIPTKRLITAAKEAIYADNSVENEYYTLSIENKNKLISALNSKNYAMLNDKENIDVIDGVGSFKDKNSVLVTTSNGEQKVVEGEFIIINTGSKEAYAPFEITNSNVFSSKTLLDLKNMPKHLVIVGSGFIGIEFASMFANFGSKVTIVGRSPLLKNEDEDIAKSVKDALNVQGIEILEGCEIESLKYNALNFKQDGEDRIIKADAFLVALGRVANLDDLNLKEAGAELNEKGFIKTNERLQTNVSNIYAVGDVRGGELFTYTSLDDFRIVFSQIFGDKKRTTQNRSIHANVLFTDTPLARVGVNAKEASKLGLNFKELKLSMAAVPGAKVLNHDVGMLKAIVEASSGEILGASFHCIYANEIINEIAIAMNLKADANFFKNQIFTHPSISEALNDLFGQY, encoded by the coding sequence ATGAAATATGACATTGTTATTATTGGATTTGGTAAGGCTGGCAAAACGCTAGCTGTAAAGGCTGCTGCGCTTGGCAAAAAGGTCGCGCTAATCGAGAGATCGCCAAAGATGTATGGAGGCACTTGCATAAACGTGGGCTGCATACCGACAAAACGCCTAATCACAGCTGCAAAAGAGGCGATATATGCAGACAATAGCGTTGAAAACGAGTATTACACGCTTAGCATCGAAAACAAAAATAAGCTAATCTCAGCTTTAAATTCTAAAAACTACGCGATGCTAAATGATAAAGAAAATATCGATGTGATCGATGGTGTTGGCTCATTTAAAGATAAAAATAGCGTCCTAGTTACAACCTCAAACGGCGAGCAAAAAGTCGTTGAAGGCGAGTTTATCATCATAAACACTGGCTCAAAAGAGGCGTATGCACCATTTGAGATAACAAACTCAAACGTCTTTTCAAGCAAAACTTTGCTCGATCTAAAAAATATGCCAAAGCATCTTGTCATCGTTGGCAGCGGATTTATCGGCATCGAGTTTGCATCGATGTTTGCAAATTTTGGCTCAAAAGTGACCATCGTTGGACGCTCACCACTTCTAAAAAACGAAGATGAAGATATAGCTAAAAGCGTAAAAGATGCGCTAAACGTGCAGGGCATCGAAATTTTAGAGGGCTGCGAGATAGAGAGCTTAAAATACAATGCGCTAAATTTCAAACAAGACGGTGAAGACAGGATCATCAAGGCAGATGCATTCTTAGTAGCGCTTGGCAGAGTGGCAAATTTAGATGATCTAAATTTAAAAGAAGCTGGCGCCGAGCTAAATGAAAAAGGCTTTATAAAGACAAATGAGCGCCTTCAAACAAATGTGTCAAACATCTACGCAGTGGGCGACGTGCGCGGCGGAGAGCTTTTTACTTACACTAGCTTGGATGACTTTAGGATAGTTTTTTCACAAATTTTTGGCGATAAAAAACGCACTACACAAAATAGAAGTATCCACGCAAATGTGCTATTTACCGACACTCCGCTAGCAAGAGTTGGCGTAAATGCAAAAGAAGCTAGCAAGCTTGGGCTAAATTTCAAGGAGCTAAAGCTTAGCATGGCGGCAGTACCAGGAGCAAAGGTGCTAAATCACGATGTGGGCATGCTAAAAGCGATCGTTGAAGCAAGTAGTGGCGAAATTTTGGGGGCGAGCTTTCACTGCATCTACGCAAATGAGATCATAAATGAGATCGCGATCGCTATGAATTTAAAAGCAGATGCAAATTTCTTTAAAAACCAAATTTTCACTCACCCAAGCATCAGCGAAGCCCTAAATGACTTGTTTGGACAATACTAA
- a CDS encoding tetratricopeptide repeat protein: MKKYLLLLTALFFTGCLNVIGIGDTPKQDDSWQQPKDEKVVQNKEQISKNAIDLLTPKCESGDAEACNDLGVNFELMKEYDNAYANYKKACDAKVQLACSNLGTLYENGLGVKKDPKKAVEIYKDSCNSGGVQACYHLGNAYRKGEIVKQDYYLAMEAYTNACNAGDLPSCANIGAMYELGLGMNKDEKRAYGIYKVACFRGLNKACPQMKRLGAKLGM, from the coding sequence ATGAAAAAATATCTACTACTTTTAACTGCTCTATTTTTCACAGGCTGCTTAAATGTCATCGGCATCGGGGATACGCCAAAGCAAGATGACTCATGGCAGCAGCCAAAGGACGAAAAGGTGGTGCAAAACAAAGAGCAAATTTCAAAAAATGCTATTGATCTTTTAACACCAAAGTGCGAGAGCGGCGATGCTGAAGCGTGCAATGATTTGGGCGTAAATTTTGAGCTTATGAAAGAGTATGATAATGCCTATGCAAACTACAAAAAGGCTTGCGATGCGAAAGTGCAGCTTGCTTGCTCAAACCTTGGCACGCTCTATGAAAACGGTCTTGGCGTAAAAAAAGATCCAAAAAAAGCGGTCGAAATTTACAAAGATAGCTGCAACAGTGGCGGTGTGCAAGCTTGCTATCATCTAGGCAATGCCTACCGCAAGGGTGAGATCGTCAAACAAGACTACTACCTAGCGATGGAGGCCTACACAAACGCTTGCAACGCTGGAGATCTCCCAAGCTGCGCAAATATCGGTGCGATGTATGAGCTAGGGCTTGGCATGAACAAGGACGAAAAAAGAGCTTATGGAATTTACAAAGTCGCTTGCTTTCGCGGTCTAAACAAGGCGTGCCCGCAGATGAAAAGACTAGGCGCAAAGCTTGGCATGTAA
- a CDS encoding tetratricopeptide repeat protein — MKKVLNFGLIVAASFMLSGCWSWQKMVSFGFWQSDEEARAERLELEKEKMVQNCESGNSIDCNNLAVNFSNEKDFVKAKGYYEKACNAGLATACSNLGQIYEQGLVDEQKDIEKALKLYKLACDSGDGVGCYNEAMGLKSYIESENLKTHKIDRTKAEARVLKLLAKSCELEYAQSCFLLAKLSGDETKADALYKRACQLGKCVDKR; from the coding sequence GTGAAAAAAGTTTTAAATTTTGGGCTTATCGTGGCTGCTAGCTTTATGCTAAGTGGTTGCTGGTCGTGGCAAAAGATGGTGAGCTTTGGCTTTTGGCAAAGTGATGAGGAGGCTAGGGCGGAGCGTCTTGAGCTTGAAAAAGAGAAGATGGTGCAAAACTGCGAGAGCGGAAATAGCATCGATTGCAACAATCTAGCTGTAAATTTTAGCAACGAAAAGGACTTCGTAAAGGCAAAAGGCTACTATGAAAAGGCTTGCAACGCTGGGCTTGCGACTGCTTGTTCAAATTTGGGTCAAATTTACGAGCAAGGGCTAGTCGATGAGCAAAAAGATATCGAAAAAGCTCTAAAGCTTTATAAACTAGCTTGCGATAGTGGCGACGGCGTTGGCTGCTACAACGAGGCTATGGGGCTAAAGTCCTACATCGAAAGCGAAAATTTAAAAACTCATAAGATAGATAGAACTAAGGCCGAGGCTAGAGTTTTAAAGCTTTTGGCAAAGAGCTGTGAGCTTGAGTATGCGCAGTCGTGCTTTTTGCTTGCAAAGCTAAGCGGCGATGAAACAAAGGCAGACGCACTTTACAAAAGAGCCTGCCAACTTGGCAAATGTGTGGATAAAAGGTAA
- a CDS encoding MBOAT family O-acyltransferase produces MLFNSYIFIFAFLPLVFFVYFFLNKKRLSTLAKAFLVSASLFFYAYWSVYYLPILLGSIVFNFFVSKFLAKHQSKAVLIFGIVCNLALLGYFKYADFLISNLNAIANTNLGLLHIALPLALSFVTFQQIAYLVDSYNKQTKENSFLNYCLFITFFPQLIAGPIVHHKEMMPQFANKFNLIKNYKFIALGLFVFSMGLFKKSVVADTFSIFANAGFDVERNLTFLQAWATSLSYTFQLYFDFSGYCDMAIGLALFFNIRLPINFNSPYKALNIQDFWHRWHITLSRFLRDYIYIPLGGNRGGQGRTYLNLFLVFLIGGLWHGAAWTFVVWGALHGFAIVIHRCWQKLNFKLNKIIAWIITFNFVNFTWIFFRAKSFEDAMKVIRGMFFGEFKIDVNYLEMFFIVLAFLVVLLFKNSMQIAFDKKFKFTIWQIFATSFFLFISILAIRLNNASEFLYFRF; encoded by the coding sequence TTGCTTTTTAACTCATATATTTTTATATTTGCATTTTTGCCGCTTGTATTTTTTGTATATTTTTTTCTAAACAAAAAGAGACTAAGCACTCTTGCAAAAGCTTTTTTGGTGAGTGCTAGTTTATTTTTTTATGCTTATTGGAGCGTTTATTATCTGCCGATTTTGTTAGGAAGTATTGTTTTTAACTTCTTTGTTTCAAAATTTCTTGCAAAACATCAAAGCAAAGCTGTTTTGATTTTTGGTATAGTTTGCAACCTTGCTTTACTAGGATATTTTAAATATGCTGATTTTTTAATTTCAAATTTAAACGCTATAGCAAATACAAATTTGGGTCTACTTCATATCGCTTTGCCGCTTGCACTTAGTTTTGTCACATTTCAGCAAATAGCATATCTGGTGGATAGCTACAATAAGCAAACAAAAGAGAATAGTTTTTTAAACTACTGCCTTTTTATAACATTTTTCCCACAGCTTATTGCTGGTCCGATAGTGCATCACAAAGAGATGATGCCACAGTTTGCAAATAAATTTAATCTTATAAAAAACTATAAATTTATAGCCCTTGGGCTTTTTGTTTTTAGCATGGGGCTATTTAAGAAGAGTGTGGTTGCAGATACTTTTTCTATTTTTGCAAATGCTGGATTTGATGTGGAGAGAAATTTGACTTTTCTGCAAGCATGGGCGACATCGCTTTCATATACTTTTCAGCTTTATTTTGATTTTAGTGGTTATTGCGATATGGCAATAGGTCTTGCTCTGTTTTTTAACATAAGACTTCCTATAAATTTTAACTCCCCGTATAAGGCTTTAAATATTCAGGATTTTTGGCACAGGTGGCATATTACATTGTCGCGTTTTTTAAGGGACTACATCTATATCCCGCTTGGAGGTAATAGGGGGGGGCAGGGCCGCACTTATCTAAATTTGTTTTTGGTATTTTTAATAGGCGGTCTTTGGCATGGGGCTGCTTGGACATTTGTTGTTTGGGGTGCTTTGCATGGCTTTGCTATTGTCATTCACAGATGTTGGCAAAAGTTAAATTTTAAACTAAATAAAATCATTGCTTGGATCATTACCTTTAACTTTGTAAATTTTACATGGATATTTTTTAGGGCAAAAAGCTTTGAAGATGCTATGAAAGTGATCCGAGGGATGTTTTTTGGTGAGTTTAAAATAGATGTTAATTATCTTGAGATGTTTTTTATCGTTTTGGCTTTTTTGGTTGTTTTGCTTTTTAAAAACTCTATGCAGATAGCATTTGATAAAAAATTTAAATTTACTATCTGGCAAATATTTGCAACATCTTTCTTTTTATTTATATCAATTTTAGCAATTAGGCTTAATAATGCGAGCGAATTTTTATACTTTAGATTTTAA